The Rubripirellula reticaptiva DNA window GTCACAGACAAGTTTGCTGAAGACAAAGTCGTTCGCAATGGCTTGGCGTGCATGCGTTGCCACGACCGCGGCATGAAACGGTTCAACGACAACATTCGTCCAGCATTCGTCGCGCTTCCCGACAGCACGGGATTGGACAAACGCGACATCCTGCGAATGTATGTCGCGAAGGACGAGATGGACGAACTGCTTGATCGCGACGAAAAGAAATTCATGCGAGCGATGAACGACGCGTTGGGAGAACCACAAGACAAAGAGCCGCTGATCCCTCTGTCTCGACGATTCCTTGACTCGCCATTGGCGATCTCGCAAGCCGCCGCAGAACTTGGGCTGCAAGACTCCGGTAATTTGCAGCAAGTCTTTCGGCTTCCGCAGTTCACCCGACTGGGACTAGCAGGTTTGTCGGCCGGCGGAGTCGTCCGTCGTGACACATGGGAAGACTATTTCGATCGGATCTCTCAACAACTGGGGCTTGGCGTTCCCATTTCACCCATTGATGGATTGACGCGTCCCGATCACCTATCCGATGGCATCGCGTTTGATTTGAAACTGAAGACCAACAAACGCAGCAATATCTTTTCACCCGGTGATGACATGGTCATTCAGGTTGAAAACAAGACCGGTCAAAACTTGTTTGTCGAAATGATTGGAACCAGTTCGCGCGGGAGCACCGCCATCCTGACGGACGGCGTGATCTCTTTGCAGAATGGATCGACATTGCGCTTTCCTGAAAACGGCAGCATCAAAATCCGGCCGCAGCTAGGCATCGAGTTCATCACGATTTTTGCCAAGCCGACGAGATTCGAAGCGGGTGTGTTGCTGCGAGGCAAAGGAGTCGCTGATCGCTTCGTTCACCAGTTTTATGACTTCAACAATTCACATCTTAGCAACGTGCCCGAGCAACTCATCAAGAAAACGATCAAAATCGAAACTCGCTGATCCACCCAAGCTTGCGAATTTATCCGCAAGGATCACTCGACTCGCACCCAATCGCCGCCCAGCTAGCACCGTTTAGGATTCAAGAAATGGTAACTCGTCGACTCCAGTGTTTTCTTCTGACTGCATTCGTCGCATTCGGTGGAACCAAAGCTCTCGCCGAATCGATCCACCAGCAACTTCAGAAACAAGTGCCCGCAGTGGTGGAGTACCTCGCCGGCAAAGACGTCAAAACGGTTGGGGTGTTAAAGTTTCGCGTTGCCAAGCCAGGCGAAAAATTGACCGACAGCGCCGGACCAGCAAACTCTTTGATCGCTGACCGATTGGAAGTGGGACTGATTTTGGCGAATTCCTTTGATGAGTCAAAGCAGCTGAAAATCATCAAGGACGCAAGCTCGCAAGTTGATAAAATCGAGGGAGCAACGCACCTGACGGCGGCTGGCCGCGAGGCCATTTTCGGGACCCGCTACAAACTAGCCTGGGGTGGAGAATCCGTCACGGCCGATGCTTTTCTTACCGGCATCATCCAAGTTCATGAAGACAACAAGACCGCCAGTATTGGTTTGCTATGCTTGCTCAAGAACGGACAGAAACTTGAACGCGCATGCGATGTGTTCGAAGCAGACTTGGATGCATCAACACTGAGCGAACTGGGCGAGAGTTTCTTGTTACGGGGTGCATTTGATGGAGGAACGAGTCAGCTTACCTTCGAAGATCGTCAGGAAGAACGCCAGCAGTTGGTCATTCAACAGGCACAGCAAGTCAAGACACAGGCCGCGACGTTTCCGCTGAATGATTCTGCAGCGTCCTTGAAGATGGAAGTACTCTTTGATGGACGCTCCGTAGAGATCGAGACCCGACAAGGCCGTGCGTTCATCCCAGAGCCTGTCACTGGCCAAAACGTCGAGTTTGCCTTGACCTGTAATGGTGACTTATCGCAGCGACTCGGAGTCGTTTTGAAGGTCAATGGCGAAAACACTTTGTACCGTCAAACATGCCGAGACATCGATTGCGCGAAGTGGATTCTCTCACCGCAGAATCCAAGCGTATTAGTCCGCGGTTACCAATCATCCGATCGCACGACCGCCGAGAAATTTAAGGTGTTGTCCAGGTTCGAATCAGCAAAACGAGCGATGGACTATGGTCGCAATGTGGGCCAGATCCAACTGACCGTTTTTCAAGAGCTGACGGGGCCAAAACCAGAGCCCAAGCTGATCGGTGGGGACGAAGAAGACTTGATCGCCATGTTGAGAGGTATCCAGCCTGAAGAGACACCCATCAATCTGAGCGTCTTGAAGGGCCGACTTCGGAGCGCTGGCCGAGACGATCAGCAGACTCGCGGTTTGATCGTGCAGGGGGAAAAGACTGACAATGCGGTTCAAGTGGTGACCTTCAATCCCGATCCGACTCCGGTCATGTCAGTCACGATCACGTACTACAAACCATAGTCGCGGCGAGCTGCTGTCAATCGCGAACTGAGACAGCATGGCCGGATAAGCCGCTTTGTTTTTTGCATCGAGACTGTCACTCAGTTTCGTTCAAACCTGATGAATAGCGTTGTCCAATAAAAGAAACTTCAGTGAATCATCTCCGGCTATCACTTCTTCGCCCGATCGTTTTCGTGCTTTCCATTGCGCTGGCCGCTTTGCCTATTTGCATGGCCCAGAATGGCCAGCAGCAGACCGCTCAACAGCAATACGTTGTCGTGACGGCGCCGATCGGTTATCTGACAACCGACCAGGGCGACATCATTGGTCGGCTGCCAACTTGGACCCACTTGCTGGTTGTGCGGTCCACCAAGACCGACTTTGTAGTGATCACGCCGACGGGCCAGCGAGGATCGATCCGACGCGAGCTCGTTCAGCACAATCCGCTGACGAATGCAACATTGGCCGAATTGACCGCGGCCGAGTCGGCGGTCGTGATGCTGACCCAGGCCCATGAACAGATCGTGAAGCAAGACTACGCAGCCGCTTTGAATCTCAATAGGCAGGCGGGACGAACGGTCGAGGAAGCGATGGGACGCAGCAATCCGCTCTGGCCATGGATCATGAGCAGCGTCGCGCATCTCCAGTTGGCCAATGAAGAAACGATTGGCGCAAAGCTGACCATGGACGCGGCGGAGGCAAGTTTGCAAGGGCTGAAAGAAAAAGGCCCCGCGGAAGCCGACCTGCTGAATGTTCGCGCGATGTTGCTAGAACAGACTGGCGATCAAACTGGAGCAATCAGCACCTTTCGCAATGCCGTCGAGGCGGCAATCCGTCATGGTGGCGAGGCACATAGCGATGTTCGAGTCGTCATGTCAAACCTAGCGCATACACTTGGTGAGGCCCAGGAGTACAAAGAGGCAGCTCGTTTCCAAAAGACTGTCTACAACATTGGAAAAGACATTCTTCCCGATAGCACAACCGAGCAGGCGGACGCTGCGTTCGCCTTAGGCGTGTACTTAAGCATGGACGGACAAGAGGCCCAAGCCATTCCGTATTTCCGCGAGGCGCTGGCGGTCTATGAACGAACCAAGGCCAACGACGACCCCGATTTGGTTGCCACCCGTGAAATGCTTGCGGAAGTTTCTAAAGTCGCTGCACCGATCACGCCTAGTGTTGTTGTCAAACGTCAGCCCTATCAAACTTCGCAGGGTCGACTGCGCGTGATCTCAAAACACGCATACATTCGTGACAATGCAGGACGCATTTTAAAGACACTGTTTCGACACTCGTCAGTCAAATTCCTCCGCGAAGTCGACGATAAGTACGAAGTGGAATATCGAAAAACTCAAGGATGGGTCCACGCTGGCCAACTTGTTCCCGATCCAACGTACGCGGTGGACGATCTTGAACGGGAAGTTCGTGATCAGGTGAACGAAGCAAGATTGTTGCACGAGGAAGCTCTTGTCTACCTTGAACGCGATCAGGACTTGGTTCGTGCGCTCAAGCATTTAGAACGGGCACACAAGATCGTGAGCCAGTTCGATGATCAAGCAACAACATCCTCGGTTTTGAAAGAGATTGCTTATTTGCATGCGATTCAAGGCGATGCTTCGTTGGCCAATCAAGAGCTCAGTCGTGCTAGGCAATTGCTCAGCGTAAGCAAGTTGGCACAAAACCCCATTCTGATTGCGGAGCTCGAAAACGCCCGGGGTCATAGTGCATTCAACGGATCTGATTTTGATACCGCGTTGACGAGTTATACACGGGCGCTCGAAGCACTGCGTTCGAACTTCGGCGACATGAACGCGGGGACGGCTGCACTTTATGGCAATGTCTGCAAAGCAACGTCCTACAAAGGAGATTTAGTCAACGCCAAGCCAATTGCTGAGAAATTCATCTCGACCATGCGAGCTGTGTTTGGCGATGACACCAATGAACTGTCTTATGCGTACGCGACCTATTCCGAAGTACTCAGCGGCCTTGGGGATCACACGCAAGCTCAAAACTACTCAGCTCGCGCTTTAGCAATCCGAACGAATTTGCTTGGGCCTGACGACATTCAAACCGGCAACGCGCATGCGGACTACGGTAGAATTCTCTGGTTTAGCGGTGACATCGACGAAGCCGAAAGACAGCTGGATCGCGCTTTGGAGATTTGCAAGCGAATTAACAGCCAACGGGCTGAATCGCTTGAGGTATCAACGCGGATGTCGCTCGTTGAAATGTTCAATGAAGCAAACATGCCGCTGGATGCGTTGACCCATACGGGGTCACTGTTGGAGTTGATGAGAGCTTCGGATGGTGACTACAAGGACCAAATTGCGAAATACACCGCACTTGTGGAAAACCTCAAGGTGATTGCCAATCGACCGCAGGCAGCAGCTCAGCAGATGTTGATCGTGCTACGTGACGGTCGCATTCAGGACCAGACTCGCGTGGTGACAACGGTGCCGCCCGGAACGCGGTTGTGGTCTTTGAAGGAACAGGATGGATGGCACAGTGTCATCGTTAATGCCGACGGGGACAAACAGATCGCCGGATGGATCAAAGGGCAAACGGTCACAAGTGTTGAAGCGGAACTGTTTCAGCAGACCCAATCAAGCGACCTGCTTCAAAAACAACAAGTTGCCGCGAGGATCGCTGGAGTCATGCAGGCGAATCAGGATCTGTTTAGCAATACCAACCCAACTCGCGAAGATTTGGTTCGAGCGGTTGGACTCGTCGATGACGTGGCTAGAGACGTCGAGTCCGTCGGGAACAATTTTATGCTGGCATCGATTCGCCAGATGTTGGCCGGAATTTACGATCAATTTGCCGAGTACGGGAAAGCGAGGAAGCACTTAGAGTCGGCGTTGGAAACGCATATCGAGCACTTGGGCCGCAACCACCCGGTGACCGCGCAGGACCGACTCGGGCTGGCTCAAGTTCTGGTAAACATCGGCGACACAGTGGGCGCCGAGCGTCAATTTCGTGAAGCAGTGCGGGTGATCAGCTCGACGACCGGCCAAACAAGTGAGATGGCTTCGGACGCAAATGCAAGACTTGCCCTTCACCTCATCAACAATGGTGCGATTACGGAAGGTGAGGCACTACTACGATTCGTTCAGAAAACCGAAGCTGCGGCTGGGCGCGATGATCGTCCCACGATGATCACGGTGCTCATCACTTTGTCCAGCTTGGCAATCAAGGCCAACAAACCGCAGGACGCGATCGCACTGCTTCAACAGGCTCAAAAAATCCGCGAGTCGCAAGCAGCGACGGCTGATATCGTCACCGACATCATGCTGCAGACCCAACTTGGACTTGCTCAACTGCGAACAACGGAGCAGGAAGAGGCTTTGCGAAACTTGACGAGCGCGCATGAGCAAGCTGTTCGAGATCTCGGCCCGGCGCACTCCATCACGTCAAGTTGCCAGTCCATTTTTGGTTATGCAATGTCGCTCAATGGCGATTCGGATCAGGCATTGCAGTTGACTCAATCAGCCCTTGAAAATGTGATTAAAGCTACCGGACCGGAGCACATTCAAACGGTCGATGCGCTTGTCAGTGTCAGTGCGGTCCAATACCAAGCCGGGAACCTTCGGGAAACGCTCGATTTACTGGGACGCGCTCGAGCGGTGACAAACAAGTACGTAAGAGAAACCTTGGTCGAAATGCCGGCCCAGGCCCAAGTGCAGTTCTTGGAGAATAACGACCGTCGAAAACGTGACGCGGCTTTGTCACTTGTGTTGAAACACTCTGACGACCAAAACGTCGTCGACCAGACAGCCATTTGGATCCTAAACACGAAAGGACTGGCTGTCGAAACTGCCGTAGCACGCGGCTCACTGGAGAACTTTCTTAAGACCGAATTCAGCCGCAAGCAGTTTGAGTCTTGGCAAGAACTGCGTCGCCGGATCAGCACATTTCCCTTGGAAGGTGCCAATGAAAGTGTTCGCGAAACTCGCAGAGTAGAACTGCAGCAACTGAAAGAAGAAGAACAAGCGTTTCGCTCGAACATCGCCCCTGGCTTCGCCGAACAAGTCGCACGCCAACAAAGCGGCTTGGTCGATTTGAAATCCGTTCGCAATGAAATCGCGGATGACTCCATTTTGATCGAGCTTTTTCGTCTGAGACCCGTCGACCTACCAAGAATTATCTCACCGGATGAACCGCAGCCCGCCAGATACATTGCATGGATTATCCCTCCCGCCGACGACGGCCCGGTTCAGTTTGTCGACCTGGGATTAGCAGAACCGATTGACACACTCGTGGCGACGACGCAGGAGCAGATCAATGCGTCGGGAGCGCTGATCAATGGACTTGGTTCCATCGAATCCACCGAGCGGCTTTACGAAGCGATGCGACCACTGACGACGGCCGTTTGGGAACCGATTCGAAAGACGATTGGCAATTCAAAGAAACTCATCATTAGTCCCGATGCCAACTTGTGGTTGATTCCGTGGGCCGCGATTCCTGTTGGCGACAAACGCTACCTTGTCGAGGACTTTGAAGTTCAGTTACTCAACACCGGACGCGATCTAGTTCGCCCGATCAATCCGGCGGATGAACTTAACGGTCCGGTCATCATCGCGGACCCTGCGTTCGACTCGGATGCCAGAGAAATCGAAGACACCGTAAGGGCTATGGAACTTGACACACTTCGCACCCGATCAGCCGTTCCATTCAATCGAAATTTCGCTGAAAAACGTCTGCCGGGAACTCGTAGTGAAGCGATGATCATTCAGCCGAGTTTACAGATCAGCGATGGCGAGGCTCCGGAAACATACATGGGCGAACAAGCTGCTGAAGCGGTTTTCAAATCGCTGCAGCGCCCCCGAGCTCTGTTGGTGGGAACCCATGGTTTCGTGTTTCAGGCCGAACAATCTGATGCGTCCAATCCATTGGCACGATGCGGGCTGTTGCTGGCTGGCTGTAATAACAGTGCTGAGAATCTTCGCACCACCGGCGAAGACGGCGTTCTGACCGGATCCGAAATTGTGGGAACGGATTTGCGTGGAACCCAACTGGTAGTGCTCAGCGCTTGCCAGACCGGGTTGGGCACCGTCCAAGATGGTGAAGGAGTTGCGGGACTGCGTCAAGCTTTTCAGCTTGCCGGTGCCGAGTCCGTCGTGGCAACGTTGTGGTCGATCCCAGACCAAGCAACCACGGCGTTGATTGTGAGCCTATTTGACAACCTTGCGTTAAAAATGACCAAACCCGCTGCGATTCGCGCAGCGCAGATCGAAAGCATTCACCGACTGCGAGAACGCGAAGGTGCGGCGCATCCATTTTTCTGGGCCGCTTTCACCCTGACGGGCCAACAGTAATTGTATTATCGGGTAGGCCTGGTTCCGAATGGTCCTTGCTCCACGTTTTTACCAGGGTCGCTTCGGTCGCGTTCCGTTGGCGATATCACGGAGTTGATCTTCGTCATACGGTGACCGCATGACTTCGGCCGACAAGTGTTGCGTGCGAAATAGGTTGACGATGTATCTCATTCGTTCACGCAGAATCGTCCAATCGTTCGCTCTGGTGTTCAACAAGCCATCACGCTGCACGTCGTACCCTTCGTCCCCGTTAAGAAACTCTCGCAGTTCGGGCAAATCAATCTCCTGCAGAGTCTTAGGAAAGGGTTCGTCGCCTAGTGGAGGCACATCGTCGTGAACCGCCAATTGTCGCTCGCCAACACTGTAGGTCATCAGTCGCTGGGTCACGCACTTGCTAATCAGGAACGGCAGAGAATCGCGAATGATAGGTTGCAACCGAATGTGCTCGTGCAAGACAGCCAAGCAATTTGCAAAGAAATTTGCCTCATGCTGAACCTTTTCGACGCGAGAGCATCTTGCCATTTCGTAGGCGGAAAATGCTTGCTTCAAAAGGTCTTGGCCATCGTTTTCCGTTGGAGCGGGGCGAAGTGAATGAATGAAAGTGGCAAAAGCAGATTGCTGTTCACTTCGATCGATCGCATCAAGGGTCTGGTCAGCGTTCTCATTCGTTGGCGGTCCAATTTGGGCGACGTAATCCAGGTATCGAGCAGAGACCAATCCGATATCCTCCAAAACGATTCTGTTCCCGTGGAGGATAAGCTTTGCGGCGCGGGAACGTGTGTAGCCAGCAAGCAGGAATCCGCTGAATCCGCCTGCGATCGCTCCGGTCACAGCCCACGCAGTCATCGCGCTGGGCAGGGACCATTGCATCGTCCCATGCAATCCGAATCCGACAGCCAAACCAACTAGCGTACCGACGATGCCCGCTACAATGGTTCCGTCGCGAGAAGCTTGATCGCGGTCTTCTTGTCGGACGGTAACCCCTGCCTTGCGTGAACCCCACACGGCCCAACTGTGGAAATTGGCTCCCGCTTCGTGTCCGATTGCATCAAGCAACGCCTGCGACAACAGCAAATGCACTCGAGTGATCCGCAAATTCGACAGAGTATAGTCGTCCGTTCGGATCGCCTCGTCGATCATCGTCTTCCACTCTTCAAGTGTTCTCGTCGTCATTTGCTGCTCCCATGTATCCTCAGTTTCGGTCGATTCTTGGCTCTCGCCTACGGGCGTAGCGCGAGCTGCTACTCTATAGCGCCATCACATCAACTGTTCAAGGAACCCCATTGATGATTCTAGAGCGAAAGTTTGTTTTGCCGGGCGAGGGCACTCGTTACGACGTCTTGGGTGGTGACCAAGTCACGATCAAAGTAACTTCGCGGGACACCGGAGGCGAGATGACGGTGTTGGAAACGGTCGTTCCTGCCGGGGCCGGTCCGCCACGTCACGTCCATACACGCGAGTCTGAAACGTTCTATGTTTTGGAAGGCGACTTTGAGTTTGAAGTCGACGGTGAAAGAACGAATGCGTCGGCAGGTGCATTTTTGATCGCGCCGCCGAACCTTCCGCACTCGTTTCGGAATGTTTCGAACAAACCAGGGAAGCTACTGGTTGTGGTCCAACCCGGCGGCTTCGAGGAATTCATCGAAAAGTTCGCCTCCCTGCCGACGGACCAACCGCCAGACATGTCCAAGATGGCGCAAATGGGCGCGGAGCACGGCGTGACTTTTTTGCCGCCCGCACAGTGATGCGGGACGCAGCGCTGTTCTCGTCACCTGATCCGGTACGACGTGCGGGACAGTGAAGCGGGAGCGACGTTTTCAATTCGGACGCTTCACAGCGAATATCGAATAGGTGTCCGGTACGAATCGCACAAGATTACCAGCGTGTTGATTTTCACTGTCCGGGCGCAATTCGATGCAGGCAACGCTTGGAGACTTTGTGGGTGGGAAGAATTGGGGTCTGGCGAAGAATTGGGGTCCGACTAGCGATTCGGGTTTCGGGATTCAGCTCTCCTTCAATCCCGAAACCCGAGTCTGACCCCTGGCGAAAGCCCCCAAGCTAGTAACCCGAAGCGTGTGTGGCTTCGACCTCGATCGCGGGAAGTCCCAGACGCTTGCGGGCTTGGCCCATCATTTCTGCGGTCCGGCTAGCACCGCAACGCGTCACTCCCAGATCGCGCACCGCAAGCAGCGCGTCCAGATCTCGCACTCCGCCGGCCGCTTTGACTTGGAATGTCAGCGATGCGATTGGCAATCTCATCTGACCAAGACTCGCGAATCTCTGACGATTCGTGGCCTTTAGATTCGCCTTCCAAACTGGCAAGAATGGCGCTGGCGATCACTGCTCGATCCGCGGGAGCAAGTTGCAACGCAGAAGCGATCAATTGTTGAGCTGTTTCGGATATGAACGAATCTCACTGAACGGTGGTGACGATCTAATTATTTTATCAGGCGTCGATCATGAAATTGAAGCCCGACTTTTGACGATCGTTTGAACGATGTCTTTCGTTGCTTGGTCCAGAAAGGACCACGACCGCACCATGTCGCGTAGAGCAGCGTCTTGGCTGAGTGCTTCGCCTTCTGCTTCGGGTACCCCGAAAACCTCGCTAAACGGCCGTGTTTTCGTGGATGTTTCACATCCTCTGGGGTGAATTGAAACCCGCATCTGACTTCTTCTAGAGACGTCGGATACGGGTTTTTTTTGTGGTTATTCGGTCGCCGAAGTGTCTCTTGGGTGCCAATTCATGTGTTTCGGTCGCGGGGAACATTTTCGTGAGTTTGATCGCTGCGGAGCGTGGATCTCGGCGGAGCGTGGATCTCCGCGCCAGTGACGGCTTGTATGTGCGCCATTCAACCGGAAGTGTTTGTCGAGACTATTGCTATGTTTGCAAAGAGTGATGCCAACGAATACCGATTTGATCCGGCCGTTGAGGAGAACCAAGATCGGGCACGTCGATGCCATGAGTTGCTGAGAAGCGTTGTTTCATTTCCTGGCTACGGAGCAGCCGAAGAGCTTGGTGGCGTGAATTATTGCGCGGCATTGTGGGTGGAACAGGTTTTGGAACATGCGAATACTGAACAGTTTCAATGTGAGGTCGTGGATCAGCTGGCGGAAATTTTCACTCGCGGAGCGGTTGCCGAAATTGAAGACTGGCCTAGTGACACACTTGCGTCCGCGATCAACCTAGTTGATACCGAGGCTGGAAGGTCACACTTGGTTCGATCTTTGCAGAATGACCGGGGCATGCACTACGTAGATCACACAGGCAACACGAATCGAGAGATCGCAGCGCGATTCCGGAGTCGAGCAACAGTTGTGCAAGAATATTGCCCGGCCGCCGCCGAAGCAATTAGCGGCTACGCGATAATGATTGAACGCGAAGCAAAACGCTTGGTAGAGGAAAGCCGATGGGGAAGGGACTGAATGTTATGTTTGTCGCTTTGAGACGTTCTGATGATCGTCGCCGTACCAGTGCAGTCGGTCTTGATTTGCCAACAAACTGTTTAACTTCTTGCTCTGAAGTTGTGGCAGTGAATCGGTAATTGATGGAAGGATGCTTGGTAGAAGGTGTCCTCGATCCGATCGCAACTATCTCGACAAACGGTCGCGCCAATATCCAGGCCGTCTTCGCGTGTGAGCGACGGCGATCACGATGATTCGTTCGTCGCGAACGATAAAGGCCATGACGAAAGGGAAACCACGGAATCGGAAGCCTTGCGTTCCATGGAAGTACGGTCCCCAGGATTCGGGCGACCGATGAACCAGTTCTTCCGCTCGATCAAGTTCGAGTTTGAATCGTTCGCCTACGTCAGGATTGACGCTGGAGTACCAGTCAAAAGCGTCGGCGATTTCATCGGATGCGGCGGGATGGTACTCAAGTTCGGCCACTGGGTTTTCCGCCGATTCGTTTCCATACTTCCGACGAAGGCACCGTCTTTACCCGACCGCTGTCGATGTCGTCGATGCGCCGGCCAATCTCCGTGTCCCAAGCGGCGTCAATCTCTTCCTGGGTCGCTTCCGAATCGGCGGCCGAATCAATGCTGTTCAACATTGCATTGGCAAGCGCGACACGCTCGGAAAGCGGCATCTGCATCGCGGTCGCGATCAGGTCATTAGCGTTGGGCATTTCGGGCATCGAGCAAAATCCAAAACGAAAGCGAAACCGACAATACGATTGTAACCAAGAACCATCATTGGGTCGAAGAACCGTTCTTTACGAGAATTAAGATAGCGGATCGGATTGCATCATTAAGCGTCGGCCAACATCGCACCAAGTCAGCAAGCTGCTCGGCGTCCGTGCTGGTGATTGCTGGTGTCACTGCATTTTGCACCGCGTTTTCCGACAAGTTTTGTTTCGTCGCAACGTCGCAATCGGGCTTCCCTACCTCTGGGGTGTATTGAAACCCGCATCTGACTTCTTCTAGAGACGTCG harbors:
- a CDS encoding addiction module protein codes for the protein MPNANDLIATAMQMPLSERVALANAMLNSIDSAADSEATQEEIDAAWDTEIGRRIDDIDSGRVKTVPSSEVWKRIGGKPSGRT
- a CDS encoding CHAT domain-containing protein, whose protein sequence is MNHLRLSLLRPIVFVLSIALAALPICMAQNGQQQTAQQQYVVVTAPIGYLTTDQGDIIGRLPTWTHLLVVRSTKTDFVVITPTGQRGSIRRELVQHNPLTNATLAELTAAESAVVMLTQAHEQIVKQDYAAALNLNRQAGRTVEEAMGRSNPLWPWIMSSVAHLQLANEETIGAKLTMDAAEASLQGLKEKGPAEADLLNVRAMLLEQTGDQTGAISTFRNAVEAAIRHGGEAHSDVRVVMSNLAHTLGEAQEYKEAARFQKTVYNIGKDILPDSTTEQADAAFALGVYLSMDGQEAQAIPYFREALAVYERTKANDDPDLVATREMLAEVSKVAAPITPSVVVKRQPYQTSQGRLRVISKHAYIRDNAGRILKTLFRHSSVKFLREVDDKYEVEYRKTQGWVHAGQLVPDPTYAVDDLEREVRDQVNEARLLHEEALVYLERDQDLVRALKHLERAHKIVSQFDDQATTSSVLKEIAYLHAIQGDASLANQELSRARQLLSVSKLAQNPILIAELENARGHSAFNGSDFDTALTSYTRALEALRSNFGDMNAGTAALYGNVCKATSYKGDLVNAKPIAEKFISTMRAVFGDDTNELSYAYATYSEVLSGLGDHTQAQNYSARALAIRTNLLGPDDIQTGNAHADYGRILWFSGDIDEAERQLDRALEICKRINSQRAESLEVSTRMSLVEMFNEANMPLDALTHTGSLLELMRASDGDYKDQIAKYTALVENLKVIANRPQAAAQQMLIVLRDGRIQDQTRVVTTVPPGTRLWSLKEQDGWHSVIVNADGDKQIAGWIKGQTVTSVEAELFQQTQSSDLLQKQQVAARIAGVMQANQDLFSNTNPTREDLVRAVGLVDDVARDVESVGNNFMLASIRQMLAGIYDQFAEYGKARKHLESALETHIEHLGRNHPVTAQDRLGLAQVLVNIGDTVGAERQFREAVRVISSTTGQTSEMASDANARLALHLINNGAITEGEALLRFVQKTEAAAGRDDRPTMITVLITLSSLAIKANKPQDAIALLQQAQKIRESQAATADIVTDIMLQTQLGLAQLRTTEQEEALRNLTSAHEQAVRDLGPAHSITSSCQSIFGYAMSLNGDSDQALQLTQSALENVIKATGPEHIQTVDALVSVSAVQYQAGNLRETLDLLGRARAVTNKYVRETLVEMPAQAQVQFLENNDRRKRDAALSLVLKHSDDQNVVDQTAIWILNTKGLAVETAVARGSLENFLKTEFSRKQFESWQELRRRISTFPLEGANESVRETRRVELQQLKEEEQAFRSNIAPGFAEQVARQQSGLVDLKSVRNEIADDSILIELFRLRPVDLPRIISPDEPQPARYIAWIIPPADDGPVQFVDLGLAEPIDTLVATTQEQINASGALINGLGSIESTERLYEAMRPLTTAVWEPIRKTIGNSKKLIISPDANLWLIPWAAIPVGDKRYLVEDFEVQLLNTGRDLVRPINPADELNGPVIIADPAFDSDAREIEDTVRAMELDTLRTRSAVPFNRNFAEKRLPGTRSEAMIIQPSLQISDGEAPETYMGEQAAEAVFKSLQRPRALLVGTHGFVFQAEQSDASNPLARCGLLLAGCNNSAENLRTTGEDGVLTGSEIVGTDLRGTQLVVLSACQTGLGTVQDGEGVAGLRQAFQLAGAESVVATLWSIPDQATTALIVSLFDNLALKMTKPAAIRAAQIESIHRLREREGAAHPFFWAAFTLTGQQ
- a CDS encoding type II toxin-antitoxin system RelE/ParE family toxin, translated to MAELEYHPAASDEIADAFDWYSSVNPDVGERFKLELDRAEELVHRSPESWGPYFHGTQGFRFRGFPFVMAFIVRDERIIVIAVAHTRRRPGYWRDRLSR
- a CDS encoding cupin domain-containing protein, whose product is MILERKFVLPGEGTRYDVLGGDQVTIKVTSRDTGGEMTVLETVVPAGAGPPRHVHTRESETFYVLEGDFEFEVDGERTNASAGAFLIAPPNLPHSFRNVSNKPGKLLVVVQPGGFEEFIEKFASLPTDQPPDMSKMAQMGAEHGVTFLPPAQ